The DNA sequence AGTCACCAAATTGTTCAACAGTTGAAGCAATCTGCATAAATTTTGGTGAGACTGCTCGTAGTAATTTTTTCACAACACAGGACTCTTCCACTTTATCTCCGAGAGCTCGAATATTACTTACAATATTATTCAATTTCATGGAGAATTCATCGATATTTTCTGTCTCTTTTATGTTGAGAGCTTCAAACTCGGACCTAAGAGTCTGCACTTTTGCTTTCTGAACACGATCAGCTCCAACACACATTATTTTGATAGCATCCCAAGCCTCTTTGGCTGTATCTTTCTCCGCCACAGACAACAATATGTCTTCTGGAATTCCCTGATAAATGGCTGCCAATGCCACATTATCCTTCCTTGGATCCATTACACTTTTTGGGTCGCTATTCTCAATAGCTTCCCAGACGCCTTGTGCCCCCATGAATACCTTCATTTTTAACGACCACGTGTGTAATTGTTTTTGGCCAACATAGGATAACTGAGTCCGACAACACTTTCCTTCATATTTGGCACGTCCATGCTTGTTTTCCTCGCCATGTACTTGGGCATAAACTACCTAGCTCGGATACCAAGTGTAGAATATAAGAACAGAtttaatgtatatatatttataagcACGTGTAATAAACACACAATAAACACTTATTTTGGAAGAACTAGGAAGACATAAAACAACTTACACGTCTAATATATAGACTAATAAAGATAATGGCTACAAATAAGCAACCTTCTCCTGAAAAAACTAAAACACTCCCATCACCCCATGACTCTCCTAAAATAGCTCAACTAAAATAAATGACCAAGTCTGAACTACATGACTAACTACGTGACTAACTAGGTGACTAAATATTACcctaaataattaaaacatggaGTAAACATATAATTTAGATTAAAATCCCAACAGTTGTGACAGTGGTGGTTCTAGGCGAGGCTATGTTGTGACAATGGTGGTTCTAGGTGAATATAAATTCTCAGAGTCctttattatataaatataaaatattttgtgtatatatattttaGGGCCTCAAAAATTTGATTTTTTCAAAGGCCCAATAAACTTCAAGGCCGCCCCTGCGTGGCTCTCCGAGAGAGTTCAAGTAGTTCCCAAGGGCACTAGATATACTTGATTTTTTGTATCCCTTTGTTAGCTTCACACAATTCAATTTAGTAAATGGACCAAATGAGAAAGTCTGTATTGCAGAAAATGCCTACGCAATAAACATGCAAGATTCAGAAACCCACAAAACATCAGTCTGCCATTTTGAAATTTATTTTAGATGTGCATATCAAAATGCTACAAAAGAAGATAATAACATGCCTATTGCTCCCATACATAATATATGAAGTATCTGATTTTGCGGGGGAACAAGATCACTTCAGATATAGATAATGACAAATTTACTGCAAGGTTCCCATGAACAGAAAGGGTGGTTCTGATATTCAAGTGCATTACTTGAGGATACCATATTAAATGATCTCCGTTAAATTGACAAGTAGAGAGAATATGCCACACATATACTGCGAGGGCTTACATTACATCATACATATTCTAATTTTTCAAGCTGGGAAGTTTCAGACAATACTGGGCGATCTTGTTGGAAAAACTGGGAGaaaaaagacacctacattttttCAGAGAACTTAtactgctatatttcttgttttcttttcctctcctaaaactcaaggtaaactagccattatataggctttacaaacatattaaaactaactattactaaaactaaccactactaattaatgggtaaattacatgtccataatttactccataactccactaccccactactaaacaattctaaaataatatttttctctaataattaatcattgctaaatatctaataattaaataaacaaataattaataactaaatttaagattattccaacattcacccccataatcttaaatttacgaagcactttctcttcgcctgtgatgcacttctcatcaccatcaattttgatgcactatctcatcaaaaacactttggagcactttctctccaaaaacactttggagcactttctctccaaaaacactttggagcactttctctccacaACTCTAAAGGAGTGGTTCTCCCTCGATCAATTGTGCCATCCTTTCTTCATCATTCTGAAATCTACAATTCTTTGCCAGATGCCCATATTTTTTGCATTTGTAGCATTGTGGCTTTCCTTTGTACCAACAGTCTTTTTCTTCATGTCCCATCTTATGACAATGGTTGCATTGAACTTTGTTACCTGTGCCTTTTGAGGATGAACCTTTAGCTAATAGCAGTCCCTCATTTTTTCCTCCAATTTCTTCCTCCCTCATTGATCTCttgcttttcttttcttttccacCTATCATTTCATCTTGATACTTCACTAAATATATATGAAGAAATTTTTAATGCCATTTGAAATCACACAtaaatacttaatatatatatatataaatgtatgtatttttataaaagtCTCACAAGCCCTAGAACATATAGCTCTGATGCCATGTTGGAAAAACTGGGAGaaaaaagacacctacattttttCAGAGAACTTAtactgctatatttcttgttttcttttcctctcctaaaactcaaggtaaactagccattatataggctttacaaacatattaaaactaactattactaaaactaaccactactaattaatgggtaaattacatgtccataatttactccataactccactaccccactactaaacaattctaaaataatatttttctctaataattaatcattgctaaatatctaataattaaataaacaaataattaataactaaatttaagattattccaacagaTCTATACTTCTATAGATACAGGGTTGTTACTGCTGGCAAATTGAAAGAGAAAGATGATCTTGAAAGATTCCGATAATAAATACAAAGATTTCTCAAGGCAGGCAAGCATGTAATACATACATACGGTAAATTGGAATTTATATCCATATCAAATAGCCACCTCAAGTGAAGAGTTTTCAATGCAGGTATATTCCAGCAATCATATTTATCTCATTTCAATACACATTCATCGAATTTTAGTCGCAACGAGTCAGAGCTTAAGGTGGATAACTTGTAAGGTTATAAGGttttattattttctaaagtAAATTCAAAGTACATTGTGCATGTGTTGACAAGTACGAGTAGTCCGGATAAGCTTCCATCAGTTCAAGATTACACTGTTTGAACAAATAATTCTGCTTGTAAAATTGATAAAGAAAAGTTATGTATTAGTTCAGGCAAACTGCTAAATTCTGTCTTGATCGCCTCCAATAATCTTTACTTTCTTGATCGCCGGGGACTCCATTGAAGTACGGCTTCTGAGTTGTGCCCAAAGGCTCCACGAAGTTACAAAACCAGACCCGACCCGGATATGggattttttttaaacttatatattCGGTTTTGGGATCAGACAGAACCCTAAACGGGTTGCTTAAAATTTTGAGTTTTAGATATCATAAATTTtgtttttctttaaaaaaatgtACTTATAGAATTTAAATAGCAAAATTAATTATAACGTCCTGAACTCCTGAACTGTGGACACTTTTTTGTTTAGACCCCtagattatatatataaatttataggTAATTCAACTTTTGAATTTTTCTTATCGCAGCCTTTTCGTTAAATTTTTAAGTAACACTGTTAGTTTTTAGTTAAAAAACAGTTTTTTAAACTTGAAAATTGAGTTTCGAAGATCAAACGATTTCTTGGTAAATAACTTCGCCGGAAAAGTAAAAAATACCCTGACGGAATCGGGCAATTAAGTTTTTGGCCAGCAATGCTTCATATTGTAGCCAACAACCAACAAAATCTGATGAGCTAGAATTTTCTGACACACCAAAGTCAACAAAAATTCAACTAACATCAAACATAGTGATAAACAACATCAAACGAGTCTATTACACTAATTTATAATCCTAAATAGCATTAAATTATGTCGGAGAAACGAAGAACACCGACGACACATGAATTTTCCGACGAGGCTAATTCGCACGCTCTATCAACTACATCATCAAAATCACTAAAAAAACTATTTGAATCAAAACCAATATTCAAGTCAAAATTAAAAATGACCCAAACTGAATTTTGATGGTGGAGATGGATAGTGGATTTAAAAATGAGCAATTTTGGTACTCAAGTTATGATTTTGGACACTAGAATCACCTTCCAAATTATCCTCAATTCTCCAAAATTTCAAGGATGTTCTTCACAACTAATtacatattttaatttttttataacaTAGCACATCATTAAAAATTAACGACGTTACTTAAAATTTAACGGGATGATTGCGAttagaaaaattaaaaaaattaattacttaGGAATTTATATTTATAGTTCAGGAACCTAAAAAAAAGTGGCTATAATTTAGGgacattaaaattaattttcttaatttaattgtTTGTTAAGGTAATATGTTTATTAAGAAGTAAATATCTTATTATTTCTAAAAGGATAAATTAATTCTAACGTCCATGACACTTATTTTTTCTAGATacctaaattataaatataaatttataagtaatttaacttttgatttttttctcaTTGTAATCCTTTTATAATCAGATTGACGTCGTTAGTGTCGGACATTTTTGAAGTTCCGAAGAATCTAACACAATTTTGAAGGTGATTTCGATTTTCAAACTCAAAATTTGAGTTACTATCAATGTACATCGTCAAAATTATCGAAAAACTAATCGAATCAACCTTAATTTCcgtcaaaaattaaaaaaaaaaattaaactcaGTTTTGATGGTGAGATGGACGGGGGATTGAAAAATGAGTGTTTTGATTACTCATTTTCAAATTTGGATATCGGAAACTTCAAGAATGTTAAGGGTTTTGCCCATCATTGAAAAGTTAACAAAGTCAATCTGATTTTAACGGAAGCACTGCCATTGGAAAAAATTAAAagttaaattatttataaatttatttttataatttaagaCCTACCGAAAAGTGTCTATAATTCAGGAATGTTAGATTTAATTTTCtgtttataaaaaaatattaatttgtaAACTTACAGTAACGAGCAAAGGATGTGTGTCGAGATAGTTTCAAATTTTTTATCGCATGTAACATTTAATCATTTACATTGTAGTGTTGATTCTACTATTTTAAATaagataaaaataatattatagaTAGATTCGGTCTCGCCAAGATCAGGGTTTAGACCGGAATAAATCTAAACTCGACTTTTTTCTTTTTCGTCATTTTGAGGACCCGAGACCAGACTGATGGTCTTGGACTGATGGTGCCTGCCGGTTCTAATGTTTACAGGGTTGCTTTTAAATTTACACACTGCTGAAGTATTTGTAGCAGTTGCTAAGAATTTATATAGTTATACCTAAACAATGGAATGCTAGACTACCTATATACAGAGTGCTCAGCAAACAAATGATACAAACAGATCAATGTATGGACAGTATAGGTCATACGAAATACGAAGAGTATCCATTAGAGCCGCATGAGTATTTATCTCAGTTTACTTCAGAACAGAAACTTGAAACTTCAAATATGGATTTGTTTATCAGTTAAGAGGTTAGAACGAATTTGTGCGTAAAGCCAGAATCAAATCAGCGCATTACAGCTTCTCTCACATAGGAACGGTCACCTAATCTGCAGTAGCAAATCTCTATGTAAGAATATAGCAACTTTAGGAATAAGAAATCCAACATATGTAGGACAAAAGAAAAGAAGTGCCTTTTTCTCACTTGTATACAAGACGGATGTGCACATTGGGACCATCTTCTTGGTTAGGTGTCAATGTCACGGAACCTTCAATCTGTTGACCTTGTTCAACATCTATTGGATTGTACAAGTAGACGAGCATCTGCAAGTATACATCAATACTCAGAAACAAAACTTCACTTAATACATAACAAGGAAATGAAGCTATTTAGTTCTGAATCAAGAAGTATATGAAAATAATACAACACATGAAAATATCTTAATTAAGATGTTATTCCGATCAAATTGTTTGACAATTGGGTACCAACATCCTTAATTACTCATGAGAGAGGATTGTTGACATTTAGGAAAGGGCTTTTGCAAATATCTAATTCCTAATATATGAATTAAAGAGGAACTGTGAGCCTGCGATGTATATCCCTGAATCTGCAGCACAATATTTCCCCAAAAGTAAGTCTGGGGCACGAGAAGTTTGTCCCAGGAGAATGTCTACAAGAGTTCTCTATCTATTATATGGGATCCAAAAAGGAGATAGATATGATGCTAAATATTGCTTCACAAGTTTAAGGATTGATGCTGATGTAGTTATGGAGTACTAATGCATCCTATATGCAAGTTTATGGATAGAGGATGAAGTAAATTAAAGACTTTGTTTTGTAATACATTAGTGAAGGGTTATCCAAGAATTATAATCCCTTAAATTATCCTATCCCGTTTGTTTTGTTGGAGTAGAGTATATGACTATAATCCCCTCTAATACTTGGTGGGAGGAGGTACTGTTTTATCCCCTCTTACAAGTGGATTATAATCCCCTCGTTGTAATCCCATGTGAAATATATCCAGGATTGAAAATTTTTGAAGGATTATATTCCTATCCCTAGGACTATCCCTCAAAAAAACATAGAATAAAATTTTAAAGGATTATAGTCCAATCCTACACTTAATTCTTCCAAATAAACATAGGATATGATTATTTAGTCCAACTAATTTTGATGGGATTAGTTATATCCGAATTATTATCCCGGGATTACAATCCCATGAAACAAACATGGCCTTACAGACCAACTTGTATTAGGACTACACAGCCCAACAGGCATGGTTCCCTTCTTAGCTTGTGACTTGCGTCCACTGCATAATAATGTCAAAGAAACAACACTAATAATCAACTTGCAGAAGAAGCTATCTTTAGACAATGCTAGTTCTGGAAAATCATAAGAACGCCTGTTTCCTAAATTAAATAGTATTAAGTTCAGCTGTGGAGAAGCTTAAGCATGGTGTTATTGAAGAGTAATGAAAGTAAAAGGTAGCAACATACTGAAAAAATTATTATACTCATACTTGTTCCCAGTGTGTACGCGGCTTGTCAGGTGCTGTTGACAGAACAATTGCTTCATTCATATCATCACGCTTTCTCTTTTGACCACTTATAGTAGGATGATTGCTTGTAGACTGCGTGGGTGGTGTATTAGAATCAGCAGGGGATGTAACAGGGACACTAAATTCGACATTGAACCAGAAAGCAAATCCATGAAATGGAGCTGGAAATGAAATTTAAGATAGTTGTTTAGTTCAACATAAGACTACAGAATATATGCATTAAAACCGCAAATTCTGTGAATAGTATATGTGAATTACACATGATCAACTGTCAGCTTTCATGAGAACGGAACAAGCCATCCTGATATAACTATCCGCTTTCTAAGATACTTGATTCAGGCTTGTGATACATATTTTTGCTCAAAAAGATTGACATGATCACAGGACCTATAGTATATGAGATAAGTGGAACATATAAAATATCAGCAATTAGGGAGGAAAATTCTATTACCTCGAGCCAGCGACTGAAAATTGAAGCTTGATGTAAACATTTTTAGCTCCTGAATACAAATGGTGTAGCAGTCCACATGCTTTACCTGCATCAAAATAAAAGGAAATCTATCATAGCAGGTAAAATTGATTGTACATAGCTTTATATCTCTAGGAAACATCTTATGGACTGCAATTCTATGATATCCACACTATGGATCTTGAAGTGAAAGGACAAACCACTTGTGGCAGAGCTAAAAGATTTTCACTCGTAATTGTCTCCACACAAGGGTCTTCATACGCATCTTGTATCGCCCAAGGTACCATAGCAGACACTACAACACACAAAAGGTTTCCAAGTCAATGTTTAGAGGACTAAAAAAACAGTTTTTATCAATTAGAAAATGCAAACCAGGAGAAAAAATACACAGAGGGCACTTTTCAAAATCTATTATTATGTTGATCAAAGTAGAAGCCTAACTCTATACAAGGTCAAAgtctcagaaaaatattacggAATACTAAACCATTGATATGACAACTCAAGCATGACTGAAATTAGTTATACTTGATATACCTACTGAAATACTGCTAATGACAGATATTACTAATTCATTTAATAAACAGGAAATTGTGATTTATTATAGGTAATTTCATACACTCACTATCAATTCCATAGACATTGTGCCAGAAATCAATTTTCTCACTGTATCTGTCAGGGAGCGTGACAGGAGCTATGTACAGCTGCAGACAAAGCAAGATACAATCAACATTGATTGTGGTTTAAATGAAATCATTCAAAAGTCCAATTTCAGCTACAAGGGATCAACTCTGGTTTGAGGTTTAGCAAGTTGAATAATGTTAAAATAGCTTTACTTATATCTCTTACTACTTATTAGTAGTAAGAGATATTATTCAAGGGTTCTTTAAAAACTTTCTTAAAAAGTTAGTGTTCCATGTCATAGGATGCTAAACTAAACGCATACATACCGTTGCCCTTGAAGGAATAATAAGACCACCAGGTTTTAGCAGGCGATCCCTGGCTGTAAGGATGCTCCCCAACATGTTCTGCAAAGTAGCCAATGCAGGACATAAACAACGAGACTGTAAACTGAAGCTAGACATGATACAGAAAACAACTTCAATTTGTATCTCATAATGAGAAAATAACCTCATAATCATAGATGAGTAACTGATCCATCCAATCTGAAACTATAACATCAGCCTTTTCATTAATTTCAACATCCTGCAGTTGCGATAGTAATTAAAAAAActatatatttcagtaataaatCTTAGTAATTTGCTCTAGCACAAAGAGTTAATAAACTTATCACTGAAAAGTCAACCTCCACAAATCCACGTAAAACAGTGACCGTCAAACAGAGACCAATCATTAATGCGAAAGCTCCAATATATCGAGACCCGTAAAACAGGAATATACAGTAAACAATATGTAATCATGAAACCAACAAACTGTCATGTACTCATATGTGAAAGCTCCAATATATCGAGACCCGTGACTACTAGTATTGATAAAATCTATAGATACATGAAGTGTGTGTGATCTTCTATATTCAGTTTTAATAGATATGAGATGTGGGCACATTTACCACTTTACGATTTATTGTCCACCAATTTTATACTAGATGCTAAAATCCTTAACAAGCATGTAAAGCTGTATCAGAAGGTATATTAGAAAGAATGAATTTATAGCAACAGAAAAAGTAGTTATTTAGAAAAAAGGATGAAACtaaacaaaattttaaatatcAGAATACATGATACACTTGAACAGTGTAGCATCTTTTTAACCAATAAAAAAAATCATGCTATAAATTACCTGCACTGCGATTTCAGTGGCTTCCACTGCATATATGTGTAAAACATTTCATGCAGGAAATATATTATTTATGTAGATATGGCTAAAACTGGTTTTCCTCAGATATACGTTACTTAGATTATTGCGTCCCAACTTCAACGATGACTCTAATTATGTATGTGCTAAAGTTACAGTAGTTTACTACTCATCTTTATAGTTAATGTACATGTGCAGGTGCATTGTGTGCGTATGTGTGAATAGATCAACAGAGCAGCTTAATGAAAAATAG is a window from the Apium graveolens cultivar Ventura chromosome 1, ASM990537v1, whole genome shotgun sequence genome containing:
- the LOC141709953 gene encoding putative protein arginine N-methyltransferase 6 — encoded protein: MIGLCLTVTVLRGFVEDVEINEKADVIVSDWMDQLLIYDYENMLGSILTARDRLLKPGGLIIPSRATLYIAPVTLPDRYSEKIDFWHNVYGIDMSAMVPWAIQDAYEDPCVETITSENLLALPQVVKHVDCYTICIQELKMFTSSFNFQSLARAPFHGFAFWFNVEFSVPVTSPADSNTPPTQSTSNHPTISGQKRKRDDMNEAIVLSTAPDKPRTHWEQMLVYLYNPIDVEQGQQIEGSVTLTPNQEDGPNVHIRLVYKLGDRSYVREAVMR